Proteins encoded in a region of the Paenibacillus pedocola genome:
- a CDS encoding ketoacyl-ACP synthase III — translation MKGAKITAIGSYVPVRRLANSDLEQMVETNDEWIVQRTGIRERRISREDEYTSDLCVAAVRDLLTRYGKTAADVDMVIVATSTADFSFPSVASIIQHRLGIPVTAGAIDISAACAGFVYALHTAHAYVASGLHRKVLVLGADALSKITDYSDRSTCILFGDGAGAVLVETDEQQDRFLGYHLSSDGGGAHHVYRTGLASRVNGVALSDTGKLVQNGREVFKWAVRTVPQGVRQVLDNAGATLAQVDWFIPHSANLRMIEPICERLEYPFEQALYSLEYFGNTSAASIPLALDLGIREGKVQSGQRALLYGFGAGLAQAGLLVELSLDEQVKPPAAL, via the coding sequence ATGAAGGGTGCGAAGATTACAGCCATCGGATCATATGTCCCTGTCCGCAGACTGGCTAACAGCGATTTGGAGCAAATGGTGGAGACGAATGATGAGTGGATTGTGCAGCGGACGGGTATCCGTGAACGCAGAATCAGCCGTGAGGATGAATATACCAGTGATTTATGCGTTGCTGCTGTCCGGGATTTGCTGACACGTTACGGAAAAACTGCCGCGGATGTGGACATGGTTATCGTGGCTACGAGCACAGCTGATTTCTCCTTCCCCTCGGTAGCCTCCATCATCCAGCACCGTCTAGGCATTCCGGTGACTGCAGGAGCGATCGATATAAGCGCTGCCTGTGCCGGCTTTGTCTATGCCCTGCACACCGCCCATGCTTATGTGGCTTCGGGTCTGCACCGTAAGGTGCTCGTGCTCGGAGCTGATGCACTGTCCAAAATTACGGACTATAGTGACCGCAGTACCTGCATTCTGTTTGGCGACGGGGCCGGTGCGGTGCTCGTGGAGACCGATGAGCAGCAGGACCGTTTTCTGGGCTACCATCTCAGCAGTGACGGTGGCGGGGCGCATCATGTCTACCGCACGGGACTGGCAAGTAGGGTTAATGGCGTAGCGCTTTCGGATACCGGGAAGCTGGTGCAGAACGGCCGGGAGGTGTTCAAATGGGCGGTGCGTACGGTTCCGCAAGGGGTGCGGCAGGTACTGGACAACGCCGGAGCAACGCTTGCGCAGGTGGACTGGTTCATCCCGCACAGCGCGAATCTGCGGATGATCGAGCCGATCTGCGAGCGCCTGGAGTATCCGTTTGAGCAGGCGCTGTACAGCCTCGAATACTTCGGCAATACCTCTGCCGCCAGTATTCCGCTTGCGCTGGACCTCGGCATCCGGGAAGGCAAGGTGCAGAGCGGCCAGCGGGCGCTGCTTTACGGCTTTGGTGCCGGTCTGGCGCAAGCCGGTCTGCTGGTTGAGCTTAGTCTGGATGAGCAGGTTAAGCCGCCTGCTGCTTTATAG
- a CDS encoding glycoside hydrolase family 28 protein, with protein sequence MYNIVDYGALRDSPVPATGAIAAAIEAAGNHGGGTVYVPAGTFITGAVRLRSNIELCLSPGAVLSFSTDPADYPAVEARWEGVKRQVHSPCIYAEDAVNVSITGSGTLEGNGAPWWNKHRNHPEMLEYPRPTLIGLNNCRRVTIKDVTLLNSPSWTVNPIQCSNVTIDNISILNPADSPNTDGINPESCSGVRISNCNIDVGDDCIAIKAGTEDTAERIPCENISIMNCTMIHGHGAVVLGSEMSGDIRNVTISNCVFKETDRGIRMKSRRGRGGIIEDIRVSNIVMDGVICPFTINLYYFCGPKGKEKYVWDKNPYPVTIETPAVRRIHFANITARNVHAAAGFLYGLAEQYVSEISFTSVDISMAHNAVPGQPDMMTGIENMNNRGFFLGNVRDVQFQQVTVENHEGPAFYVENGENVQVISCVSRNTAKPEKLIEQVEVIPANT encoded by the coding sequence ATGTATAACATTGTAGATTACGGTGCGCTCAGAGATAGCCCGGTCCCCGCGACCGGTGCTATTGCAGCTGCTATTGAAGCAGCCGGTAATCATGGAGGGGGAACCGTCTATGTTCCCGCAGGAACCTTCATTACCGGAGCGGTGCGGCTGCGGAGCAACATTGAGCTGTGCTTAAGCCCCGGGGCGGTGCTGAGCTTCAGCACAGATCCGGCAGACTATCCGGCAGTGGAAGCGCGCTGGGAGGGGGTGAAGCGCCAGGTTCATTCCCCTTGTATTTACGCTGAGGATGCCGTGAATGTATCCATTACCGGAAGCGGGACCTTGGAAGGCAATGGCGCACCCTGGTGGAACAAACACCGGAATCATCCGGAGATGCTGGAGTATCCACGGCCGACGCTGATCGGCCTGAACAACTGCCGCCGGGTTACGATCAAGGACGTGACGCTGCTGAATTCACCGAGCTGGACGGTCAATCCGATTCAGTGCAGCAATGTGACCATCGATAATATCTCGATTCTGAACCCGGCGGATTCGCCGAATACGGACGGGATTAATCCGGAGTCCTGTTCAGGCGTACGGATCAGTAATTGTAACATCGATGTCGGCGATGACTGCATTGCGATCAAAGCGGGAACCGAAGATACAGCAGAGCGTATCCCTTGCGAGAATATTTCGATCATGAATTGCACGATGATCCACGGGCACGGAGCCGTAGTGCTGGGCAGTGAGATGAGCGGAGATATCCGCAATGTGACGATCAGCAACTGTGTGTTCAAGGAGACGGACCGCGGAATCCGCATGAAATCACGGCGGGGACGCGGCGGGATCATCGAAGATATCCGGGTCAGCAATATCGTGATGGACGGTGTCATCTGCCCGTTTACGATCAACCTGTATTATTTCTGCGGGCCAAAGGGTAAAGAAAAGTATGTCTGGGATAAAAATCCCTATCCGGTGACCATCGAAACGCCGGCTGTAAGGCGGATTCATTTCGCCAATATCACCGCCCGCAATGTCCATGCCGCCGCAGGTTTTCTGTATGGGCTGGCAGAGCAGTATGTTTCGGAAATCAGCTTCACGAGTGTCGATATCTCGATGGCCCATAATGCGGTTCCAGGCCAACCGGATATGATGACAGGCATCGAAAACATGAATAACCGCGGATTTTTCCTGGGGAATGTGCGTGATGTCCAGTTTCAGCAGGTGACGGTCGAGAACCATGAAGGCCCCGCTTTTTATGTCGAGAATGGTGAGAATGTTCAGGTCATCAGCTGTGTATCCAGAAACACCGCCAAGCCGGAAAAGCTGATCGAGCAGGTTGAAGTCATACCGGCGAACACCTGA
- a CDS encoding glycoside hydrolase family 88/105 protein, whose product MIGSLPKTPMEWARKACDSLMDIYQAGELPPAHRWHYHQGVFLCGMELLWQADGEERYIEYIQAYVDDLVDEYGNFYFARDELDAVQAGLLLFSLHERTGKEKYKTAAEKLRNLLRTVNRTSEGGYWHKDKYPYQMWLDGLYMAGVFSLKYANVYGEEELRQSVLHQEKLMRKYMKDEATGLLYHAWDESRRMPWADKDTGCSPEFWSRSLGWYGLALSQFLDLLPAEEPGQPELAAALSEFVQALIRYQDPVSGLWYQVVDKGAEPDNWLETSGSCLFVYTIAKAVKLGLTTDESGAALAARKGYEGLIRVLQQDEQGRLILPDICIGTSAGDYENYVTRPKVSNDLHGVGALVMACVEMQSLYGAGSKS is encoded by the coding sequence ATGATAGGCAGTCTGCCAAAAACGCCCATGGAATGGGCCCGCAAGGCCTGTGATTCTTTAATGGATATTTATCAGGCGGGAGAGCTTCCTCCTGCCCACCGCTGGCACTACCATCAAGGCGTATTTCTGTGCGGAATGGAGCTGCTGTGGCAAGCTGACGGGGAAGAGCGTTATATCGAATATATTCAGGCGTATGTAGATGATCTTGTGGATGAATACGGTAATTTCTATTTTGCCCGGGATGAGCTGGATGCGGTACAGGCGGGGCTGCTGTTGTTCTCGCTGCATGAGCGGACAGGCAAAGAGAAGTATAAGACTGCTGCGGAGAAGCTGCGGAATCTGCTGCGGACGGTCAACCGGACGTCCGAAGGCGGCTATTGGCATAAGGATAAATATCCGTATCAGATGTGGCTAGACGGTCTGTATATGGCTGGGGTCTTCTCGCTGAAATATGCGAATGTCTATGGCGAAGAAGAGCTGCGTCAAAGTGTACTCCATCAGGAGAAGCTGATGCGCAAATATATGAAAGATGAAGCTACGGGGCTGCTCTATCACGCCTGGGATGAGAGCCGGCGTATGCCTTGGGCCGATAAGGATACGGGCTGCTCCCCTGAGTTCTGGAGCCGCTCGCTCGGCTGGTACGGTCTGGCCCTGTCACAGTTTCTGGACCTGCTGCCGGCAGAGGAGCCGGGACAGCCGGAGCTGGCCGCTGCACTGAGTGAATTCGTGCAGGCGCTGATCCGCTATCAAGATCCGGTGAGTGGTCTGTGGTATCAGGTTGTTGACAAGGGTGCTGAGCCGGACAATTGGCTGGAGACTTCCGGCTCCTGCCTGTTTGTGTATACCATTGCCAAAGCGGTGAAGCTGGGCCTCACTACTGATGAATCAGGAGCTGCTCTTGCGGCCCGTAAAGGCTACGAGGGACTGATCAGGGTGCTTCAGCAGGATGAACAGGGCCGGCTGATTCTCCCGGACATCTGCATCGGCACCTCAGCGGGTGATTACGAGAACTACGTCACCCGACCTAAAGTAAGCAATGACCTTCACGGCGTTGGGGCGCTAGTGATGGCTTGTGTGGAGATGCAGTCCCTGTACGGGGCGGGCTCAAAGAGCTGA
- a CDS encoding carbohydrate ABC transporter permease, with product MVEDRSIGGRIFAAVNFTLLALIALVTVLPFIHVVAGSFTTSAEIAASKFVLIPKVWSFEAYKFIFSTDTIFKAMGVSIGVTLIGTLFSMFITALMAYGLSRRDLDGRNVVNFLVVFTMLFHGGMIPTFLVVKELGLIDSYAALILPSAISAFNMIILKNFFQNIPEGLEESAKIDGCNDFGILFRIVLPLSMPAIATISLFYAVTYWNTYMSAILYLDDSAKWPIQVLLRQIVVLASGMDHSSTLDAAVPPPDQAIKMAVIVVATLPILMVYPFLQKHFAKGAMLGSMKG from the coding sequence ATGGTAGAAGACAGATCTATAGGCGGCAGAATTTTTGCTGCGGTTAACTTTACGCTGCTGGCCCTCATTGCGCTCGTGACGGTGCTGCCTTTTATTCACGTGGTGGCAGGCTCCTTCACAACGAGTGCGGAAATCGCAGCGAGCAAATTTGTCCTAATCCCGAAAGTGTGGAGCTTTGAAGCGTATAAGTTTATTTTTTCCACGGATACGATTTTTAAAGCGATGGGTGTGTCGATTGGGGTTACGCTGATCGGTACTTTGTTCAGTATGTTCATCACGGCGCTGATGGCTTACGGCCTCTCGCGAAGAGATCTGGACGGACGGAATGTGGTCAACTTCCTGGTCGTGTTCACGATGCTGTTCCATGGCGGAATGATTCCTACATTTCTTGTAGTGAAGGAGCTGGGGCTGATCGATTCCTATGCGGCGCTTATTCTTCCGTCTGCGATCAGTGCGTTCAACATGATTATTCTCAAAAACTTTTTCCAGAACATTCCGGAGGGTCTTGAGGAATCCGCCAAAATCGACGGCTGCAACGACTTCGGCATCCTGTTCCGGATCGTGCTGCCCCTGTCCATGCCGGCGATCGCGACCATTTCGCTGTTCTACGCGGTTACCTATTGGAACACTTATATGAGTGCGATTCTGTATCTGGATGACAGTGCCAAGTGGCCGATTCAGGTGCTGCTGCGGCAAATCGTCGTGCTGGCCAGCGGGATGGATCACAGCTCCACCCTCGATGCGGCTGTTCCGCCGCCAGACCAGGCGATCAAGATGGCTGTTATCGTCGTGGCAACCCTGCCGATTCTGATGGTATATCCGTTCCTGCAGAAGCATTTTGCCAAAGGAGCCATGCTGGGTTCAATGAAGGGATAA